The window GAgggaaaattaaatttttattttccccTCCATTTTCCATTAACCCTCTTTTAAGCTCTAAGAGGCTTAAACCCAACATATATCATAACTTAAGTCCGTTCGTAATTaataatgaaataaatatataagcATGTTTCATCTTTACCATAACTTAATTGTTAGTAAACACGTGGTGTATTAAAATGTAACTGTATACTTGTTGGTTTCCTAAAAGATGAAAATAACCGAAGAACCACAAGGATTTCATCTGAAAGCAACCTCTCTTAGGTGTACCGAGAAAATAGAATgttcccaaaaaaaaaagattacttTAAAATGGGATAGTATGACTTTTTATTATTGAAAAGGATAGTATAAAAATAAGAAGTTTGGTTCAAATTGTGTACCgtgattttcaaattttaattatGTTCGAAAGCAAACCTTACCCACTATTTGAACCAAACTTCTTATTATTAAATCCACTATTTGACAAGCATTGATAGCAAATCTCTCTTACTTTTCCCAGCTAGCTAGCTCAAATTGGACTTGCAAGTAAATGATTAGACTTAAAGCAACCACCACTAGGTTGCAGAAAAAAACCAACTCACAATTCACATGGTGTCACGTAAATTGTTGTTTTCCTATTATTATTGACTTCTCTACCCAAACATGATTAAATGCTTTGCATTTAGCCATTTACGTGTTTTTCCCTTttattactttttctttttctcctattACACCCAAGAGGTTCGGTGTTGGGAAGTGAGGTCGGGGAAACTTTACATCATTGTcatcaaatttaaaaaatatatatgaaccACTATGAAGGGAAGGTTACCATATTTCATGTCTAATGgaattatatatgtataatcaaTTTGCAGTTTCATGATAAACAAACATCTTGAACATTTACATTTTGGTTCATCTGAGACTGGCATCCTTTAAAGTCAACCATAAGCTTATTCAGTTTCTTGTTGCTGATCCTCTGTTGGATTATCCTTGTGTCATTCTCCATACTATCatatgcaaaagaaaaaaaaagaaaagaaaaatgttacGTAATGTACATATTATGTAATATGTGAAAGAATTGAAATAATTTAAATGAGGCATATACCTTTGAGGGGACGAAGGCAAAGGGGACAACATTTTGGCAAGGTGAAAAGCATCTTGTTGTTGGTTAATGATGTGATTGAAGCACAAATATCGACCGTAGGTTGCTATTTCTTCATAGACACAAATGTGGGCATCGACCAAGAAATCAAGATCGACAGTCACAAACACACCATCTTCGTACATCTCAGCTGCTCCTTTGAGGTAAGGATTTGAGATTGTTAAGTCAGGACCCATTAACAGTCCTGCATTTATAGTAACCATGTTGATTCCTCTGTCCATTGCCAATGCCCAAGCTGTCTTCTCTGCTAATGTTTTCGACATAGCATGCCACAGCTGTACATTTTCAAACCAAAACTACTTATCATTTTCTGTAAGCAATTCTATGATAGTTTGAATTTTGCATTTAGTAAGTAGGTTTTACTTaagggagccttggagcaacggtataGTTGTCTTCGAGTGACCTATAGGTTActggttcgagccgtggaatgaGCCCCTACGTGCATCAGGATAGGTTGTCTATATCACACTCATTGGGTGCGGCCGTTTCCGGATCCTGCGTAAACACGGGATACTTTGTGCAccgactgcttcttttctttaattaataagTAATAGCTTGTAGCACTTCAagtattcctttttcttttattataaaatCATTCACTTAGAAATAACTGACCgtgtaaaataatttttacactATTAAGTTACCTAAAATATTAATCCTATTAGAAATAACGGTTCATATTAAGTAGTGGAGTATTAATTAGTATCCTAACGAATAAGGCAGGTGACGTGTCAGTATATATACACCGTGTAGGTaggtaaaaataataatttatatgtatatatattatgtattgactccccttaattttctgatatatttatttttatatattttgacaccccttaatGAAAATTCTGCCTCCGCCATTGTAACGTGTTATAGCATATTAGAATACATAGATAATATAAAGGGAATACATTATTCGTTTTGCAAATCACGTTTTAACCATTTAACTGTCATCCTCTGCATGCAAATAGGGCGGTGGATTTATTTCAAAACAGTAGTAAAAGGTAAAAATAAGGAAGAGAAAAAACACATGATAAGTATGCATAATACTATATATCACACCTTGAATTTACGACAAAAGTTGATGTCAGTCCAATGTCTCTCATCAAGATAACCCGTGGATGCAGATTCTTTGTCGTGTCCCCAAATAATTGCAGTTGCAGAGGAAGTAAACACAACTTTTTCTATGGTGTCTGTTTGTGCGCATGCTTCCAATACATTATGTGCTGCCCTCACCTCCACTTCTGCCATATCTTCCTGTCATCGTACACTCTTTTTTGTTAGTTCCTATTAACTAACCAAATAATGTTTGACCTATGCTAGTATCTGCCTAACAAAACATGTAACCCACATACACAATACAGGGATCTGTTAATAATTAGATTCtgtaatttttctttaattaccACAAGCTGACAGCAGTAAATAGTTAGACATATATCGTACGAGCAGGGATAAGATTATGTATTTTGATCACTAGATTCATTTTATACATATAAACAATATAAATACTTTTGGATACTATATATCAGAGCGATTGGACTGATTATAGCAAGTCatcactatatatttttttttcagattttcacTTTACCGTATCAAACTTGCTACAAAAAGATTTTATACTATCACTGTAATTTACCAGATTATAGCATGTCCTACTATATTTTTAATTCAGTTTAGTATATCAAACTTACTATGGAAAGTTATCTATTGTTATGCACAAATTTTATCTAATGGTGAAGAAAAAATTATACACGGTAAGAtgcatagaacttaaactcaTTGTCACAAAATCCTTGATGGCACAAAATATAGACATAAGTAACATTGACTTATTCCGGACAGTAAAATACCAAGTTACAAGGCATGCTAGCTGTAGAAATTAATTTAGAAAATCAATAAAGAGCTAATTAAGAAGAGTATGCTTACATCGTAAGTGGGATAATCTGAAAGAGGCTCAAACGAGTAGAATAAACCAGAACAACCCTTTAAAGCAGTAAGTATGCTATGGTAATCAAAAGGGTCCGACTCGAAAATCTTCAATTTCTTCTTATGATCACATTCAATTCCCTTCAACGACAACGACTCCCCTAATGAATATATCATAACTCGTTAATTAGTCGTAAATAAAGAAGAATATTAATTGAAGAAGGAAATTATAACGAGTAAGAATATACTGAAGCTCTAACCATGATTTTGAACTGCAGCATGAACTGTGTAACCTCTCTTGAGAAGACGCTTTACTAACTTTGTACCTAATCGACTGGAAGCGTCCATTACACATATAGTATTGAATATGCAATTATAAGAAGCTGGAGCCATGTAAAGAAGATTAATATTTGCAACTTAGAAGGCAACTTCTATGTGTGTGAGAGGAAAGTATATATCTCAAGTAAACTTGGGGTCCGTATATAAAGCAAAGTGAAAGAGAAGCTTAGCTAACGAGATGGGCCCAGCCAGACCTATAATaggaggaattttttttttttttttttttttttggttctaaGTGGACTCATAAATACTTATAAGTGAACCACTATAATGATGTACAATGAAATAACGACTACGTAACTCCATCCTTATCCACGTAATGAGGCAAGGTTGAGAGAACGTCAAAGTGTTTAATTTTACTACTATAAATTATTATACTATTAATAAGtcaaaatatttaagaaaaatgtgATCTAAGAAGATTAACCTCTTCATTCCCTAAATAATAATGTTGTTacaaaaattgaaataaaagaagtATTAGCTTTAAGTGAGCAGCAATTGATTGGAAGAATTCGGCTACAATTATTATTTCTTCCCTTATTCAACATAGTTAACCCTATGAAAATCCTAAATAGCGGTCAGATGATCATTAAACCACAATTCTCTAGTCCTAAAATGTGAGGAATTTAACTTCTACAAATGATAGTGTAAGTAAAATAATATTCGTCAccgaaaatataatatttaattttcttaataaGTCAAACAAGTAAGTTAGAACATAAATTTGTTATAACATTATTAAAGTACACTGATAGTTTAAAAATAGTTATACTTGCAACGTATAAGAGTTAAATCTCCTTTTAAAGTTGTGACCTCTTAATTATTTGGATTGCCTAATTATAGTTGTTTGCTTAACCTATTGCCCACCCGTGTCAAGCTACTAGCTAGAGAATAAAGCATATGCAcgttattaattattaattaaagaaGAAGGTTTATCATCATGTTATGGTTGACATCTACTAACTGTGCAACTGCAATAGTTGGATTCATTTATTAGCTAATAAATGCAACCGTTGACTTGATTTCCCATGAACTCCCAACTCCCGTTGACGTGTTCTAAATGCATTCACCTCATTTATACTTGTACTATATATAACTTGCAACACGGAAATATTAAATGATTGAATAGACTAATATTTTAGTCAATTATTTAATATTTGGGTTAAGTAGTATATCTATTAAAATCGGTATTTTAAAAGACGTGAGTGTAAGGCGAGTTATTTTACATATGTTTCAACAAGGTGTAAGCCCCGAGGCACATGATGCAAGCCTCGTGGGTATTTAATTTCTAATATTCATAAAATGATATAATTACAGTAAAAAATTTTAAATAGgtaaattgcataaaaattgaagaaaactataactaagtgaaatatatatatatatatatatatatatatatatatataaatgtgttTCATCCCCAccaaaaactaatcaaaataatctATTTATGTTACTTACAGACACAAGTAACCTGAGttgaaaagaataaaattttctaCATAGAGGAACAAAAAGTATGATTAATCTGCAATTTGAACTTAACTTGTTGCTATGAGGGGAATgagttttctttgtatttgcAAAAAAACAAATTGATTATTCGGTGCTTTTTGGAGATAGTAGCAGACTGgcgacaagataaagaattgagaAAGACTATAAATTAGAGCTTCAAGCAATAAAAAAAGgttttgacttttaaatttaatgttttagatcatttttaaaacttttgaaaatTACAAGCTAACTTTTGAGAATCTAGGTATTATATTAAGGTCTTATTCggcaattatttttttaaaatttgaaaaagtctcaTGGGCTTACGCCTCATTATAAAAACGCGTCTCAACGCTCCGAATTGTTGAGCGTATGTCTCTTGAGACTTCCCCCACCCACCATAGTCTCGGAGAATTTTTGGTGGGGAGGCGAAAGAGGTATACACCccaaaacgccttttaaaacatgaATTAAAATAACTAAGACATTAATTAGTGGAGTCTTCTTTTAAATGAATTCATAGATCTGACTTCCTATAATGTTATTAACTACGAGATCTGTGTAGGTGAATAAACTAATTCTGCTTCCCCTTTCCCCACCCTCCTAAAAAAACGATAAAAGCAAGATATGGCTAGATtctttagtgggcgtttggacataagaattctaaaaatttaaaatagggggaaaaaaattttcaagtgaaaatggtatttgaaatttagagttgtgtttgaacatgaatgtaatttttgggttgtttttgaaattttgtgagtgatttgagtgaaaaattttgaaaaataactttttggagttttttaaattttcaaaaatttccaaaatgcatcttcaaatgaaaattgaaaattttataaacaaacgctgatttcgaaaaaaagttaattttttttgaaaaaaaggggaaaaaaattaAGCAACGATTTTCATCACTAGCAACCTCAAGAATATTTTTGAAGCAACACAAAATCTGATTacaaaaacaataaaagaagtagaaataaaaacaaattaacGTCGATACCGATTATGAGGTTCttttaatatgaaattattttcCCACAATGCAAGCTTTCCTTGATGTTGTGTTAAGACCTCTATTACTAAAGGGATTTTTACCTTACTATACTACATATGAAATTTTATTACCCTTCCTAATTAAGTTTTAACCtaattacatggtcatatacaatttaccaattatatataaataagttttaaatgagtatccacTTATATTATGAATGAAATAAGAAATATTAGTTATTTCCCCCATCCCTTtatacctctctctctctctctctctctctctctctctctccttctctgtttttttccctaatttttcttcctttgatgttttctgtttttttatgttttcttgttgtatagagttttaatgaaattcatcaatggatttcaatTGTTTTACTATAGAGCTTTAACTTAacaattttctttcatgttttaCAATTGATATTCGAAttaaaattgtcaatcaataaattttgaaggtgtttgattctccaccattgatagccattaaaaagcttcgaaactttgaattcaaatttgggttttcaaaaactattatttGTTCGGATTTGGTgctgttgcaaacaattgagaatattctttggagtttatatctcaattttgagggtatttGGTGAAGATTATACTTGATTTTGGCCGAATTTcaaattgagaagaagaagaacacatgacatacaatatacttacgaaattgtaatAAAGTTGTATTAtagttgtatgtaaattgtatttaagttgtattatgttgtagttatatatttttttatttgaatgttgtatgaaagctgaaaaatagttgtataatgtatgaatcgttgtaaaaaaaattgtatttaagttataaatactatctttttacataaagttgttgatatgtatcaaaattgtattaaaagaggaagttttgattggaattttagagaggaagaagaacacaccacatacaaaatatatacaaatcagatacaaaagacatattatataaaatttgtatgaaaattgtatttaagttgtatgatgttttagatgTATTTAATTGGGTataaataatatatgaaagttatagataagttgtaaataTGTTATATACTATTTAAttagttttataaaatttatttttaatttatatattattgtATATTTTTAGTTTTCAGGTAGCCACCTGAATTATACaccaaatccctgttacacactttCTGAGAACGAAAATTATATTACACATCCAACCTTTTCAAAGTGTAACTAACACACATTACTTTTTTCTTAACCGGTGTTTTCAGAATATATGTAATGTCACGCACCAATAAAGCCATGACACGtgttaataaatattttttttaaaaataaaatacctaAATTTACAATTATATCCTTAGCATCTCCCTCCGTTTCTTTCTCTTTTGCAAACCACCAAAACAATGGCTGCCACCAAACATTAACAGGCATCCCACCATTAATTTTCATCTTCTTCACTATATCAATAACTCTATTGTGACACATTCaactgctttcattttcttcCATAACCACCAAGCTTCATTAACTCTGTCATAACATCACCATGGCTTCCACCTCCACAATCACCATTTTCAACAGTTATTAACCCACCATCAAAACTATTTCTataacccaataattattttcaccAGCAAAAAGTATACAAAACCATTAAGAATTACAAGAAGATCGAAACATTAAGAGAACCCAGAAGTTGAAAATGACTAAAGAATGTTGTTATGAGAAACTTTCTTCAAACAAATTAAGATTTTTTCATTTGGGTTATGGAAAAATATACTGGTAATTTGGGGGAAATATGGATTCCCAAATAAAATCCGCAGAAGAAGCATCCCAGAAAGCTCAATTAAGATCCGatatattttcaaacttaggCGTCAATGGAGGATGGCTTAACCCATTAACAGGATTGAAGTCAACTGAAGTGGGTCTAAGTGTTTAGAACCAGCCATGACAGATTTGTGAATTTTTTAAACAAGGAAGAAGATGatccaatttattttattttaaaaactaaaaaagaaattgACATATATACAAAAAATCTCATGTTCACGCGCTTCACTTGTTGGAAAAAACACGCACTAGCCACGTGGGCAAAATAGTGTGTATTAGACACACTCCGAAAAGGTTGAGTGTATAAAATAATTTTCACCTGGAAAAAATGTGTAACAAGGATTTGGTCCATAGTTTAGAgagtaacttatgtattttgacGAAAGAATTAAATTTACGAGTACCTTGTTAATACTCCTACTTAATAGTACTAGTTAAAAGTCCTAATACTTAAAAATAACCAGTTAATGTCACCCTAATTATTAGTgataaaaagaattaatttgagaGATTAAGCTTTCTTTCTCTTGGCCATCGTTGCCATCTCTATGTTGCAGCAATTAAAGTAATTTGTTGGGCGAATAAAGTGAAGTGTCCAAGAATGAATCTGCTATTCAAAACCTAGAGGTTTTCAATCTCTCTTGTATTTGTATATATGGTagcgtctttttttttttttgttattacgCTTATATAAAGAGGAGAGGAGAGAAAATAGGAAAAGGATATAACTAAAACCCTTAATTTAATGCACTAATAATGGATAGTACATGGAGAGAGGTGGCAGAAAATAGGAAAATagaagaggagagaaaaaagaaaaatggtgtAATTTAAtccctaatttaaggcactaataatgaattgtatataaattgtaggCAAACTTTATTTAGGGCGggtaattttcaaaactaaaataaATTTGATAATAAGGTTTTATATAGTttatagaaaagaaaaaatcccATTAGTAAATATAAACACGCCCTCTTAGGCCACAATTGATTTAAGCTTTTCAAAAATAGCTTCATAATGAATTCTTTATAGAGGAGTTTTCAGaaatcactattgtttagtggctattaacttcttataactaccatatacataattacttcctatagctactattcagttgttacggtagtgtattcgttgtattcgcgctgatatattcatgaatacagcagcaaaaagcgcctaaaatcagggcagtccagttgtacgcTCATGTATTCACATGTACTCGCGTTGCTGTATTATGTTGTGTTtatgaatacagcagcaaaaagcgcctaaaatcaggacagtccagctgtacgcgcatgtatccACATATATTCGcgctactatattcatgaatacaacagcaaaaagcgcctaaaatcagggcagtcccgCTGTACGCGcgtgtattcacatgtattcgcgccatatattcatgaatacagtaacgacaatcaccttaaaaataagtatgtccagctgtctaataacgaaaataatatcaattagcgtgatacactcctaatataactcagcAAAATCAATTCTAatatgcctcattatcaacccaaattaattagaatgattttacagttgtatataactgttatatttaacttttgtatttggtgtgttttaatattttttttcactGTTGCATTCATTAGATTCAATGTTTGTATTTAATGTATTCACTATTTTATATTCAGTGTATTCaaatgaatttgtattaacagtattttagttattcctaatatatgttattactgttgtattcggtatattttattggttgtaTTTACTATATTTCTATTTGTATTAAGTATATTTTACTGTATTTcatagtattttaaaattaaatgtattcactgtttatattttattctattttaatgTTTGCATTTAGTATATTTCAATATTTATATCATGTATTTATGCATGAATGTAGGTGTATTCAgctgtattaaaaaaataaaaacctttgaaatatataaatacaggcaaaaaataatgtatttatacaaaaatacaatatATTTGAGTGAATTTGTACAGAATACAATGTGTTTGTATCATTGTACGTGATTAAATAGCAAAGAAGGGAAGAAAGTTCGTCGGAGATGGCGTTTTTCGTCCAAGCAAAATAttgtatacattgtattaaaattaaaaatggagACGAACAAAAACTCCGGCCCTCAAATCTTCTCCGGCGTAAAAAAATATTGCAGTATCCATGTAGAGGAATCTAGTGCAATATCTGGCGTAGAAGA is drawn from Nicotiana tabacum cultivar K326 chromosome 22, ASM71507v2, whole genome shotgun sequence and contains these coding sequences:
- the LOC107815273 gene encoding cinnamoyl-CoA reductase-like SNL6 isoform X1, yielding MAPASYNCIFNTICVMDASSRLGTKLVKRLLKRGYTVHAAVQNHGESLSLKGIECDHKKKLKIFESDPFDYHSILTALKGCSGLFYSFEPLSDYPTYDEDMAEVEVRAAHNVLEACAQTDTIEKVVFTSSATAIIWGHDKESASTGYLDERHWTDINFCRKFKLWHAMSKTLAEKTAWALAMDRGINMVTINAGLLMGPDLTISNPYLKGAAEMYEDGVFVTVDLDFLVDAHICVYEEIATYGRYLCFNHIINQQQDAFHLAKMLSPLPSSPQSMENDTRIIQQRISNKKLNKLMVDFKGCQSQMNQNVNVQDVCLS
- the LOC107815273 gene encoding cinnamoyl-CoA reductase-like SNL6 isoform X2, translated to MAPASYNCIFNTICVMDASSRLGTKLVKRLLKRGYTVHAAVQNHGESLSLKGIECDHKKKLKIFESDPFDYHSILTALKGCSGLFYSFEPLSDYPTYDEDMAEVEVRAAHNVLEACAQTDTIEKVVFTSSATAIIWGHDKESASTGYLDERHWTDINFCRKFKLWHAMSKTLAEKTAWALAMDRGINMVTINAGLLMGPDLTISNPYLKGAAEMYEDGVFVTVDLDFLVDAHICVYEEIATYGRYLCFNHIINQQQDAFHLAKMLSPLPSSPQSMENDTRIIQQRISNKKLNKLMVDFKGCQSQMNQNK